A region of Candidatus Defluviilinea gracilis DNA encodes the following proteins:
- the ndk gene encoding nucleoside-diphosphate kinase: MERSLVLVKPDGVQRGLVGEVIARFERRGLRLVGAKFMQVSLDLAKQHYAEHEGKPFYDGLIAYITSAPVMAMVWEGPNAVAAIRQTVGSTKPVESAPGTIRHDFALEVGRNLIHASDKPETGVRETALWFKNDELVDWTRDVDRWVFEK; encoded by the coding sequence GTGGAACGTTCGCTCGTGTTAGTTAAACCCGATGGTGTGCAGCGCGGATTGGTCGGCGAGGTGATCGCTCGTTTTGAGCGGCGCGGACTGCGACTGGTCGGCGCAAAATTTATGCAGGTGAGTTTGGATCTGGCGAAACAGCATTACGCGGAGCATGAGGGGAAGCCGTTCTATGACGGTTTGATCGCGTACATCACGTCCGCGCCGGTGATGGCGATGGTGTGGGAGGGACCGAACGCGGTCGCCGCCATCCGTCAGACGGTGGGTTCGACCAAGCCGGTCGAGTCGGCGCCCGGCACGATTCGTCACGACTTTGCGCTGGAGGTGGGACGTAACCTCATCCACGCTTCGGATAAGCCCGAGACTGGCGTCCGCGAAACTGCGTTGTGGTTCAAGAACGATGAACTC